The proteins below come from a single Dehalococcoidia bacterium genomic window:
- a CDS encoding FHA domain-containing protein: MANETFLLVVVASDGREERKQLAARTTVIGRDPECHIHLHDITVSRRHAAIEAENGRFHLIDLGSANGTILNGRPLAPRTPVELREGDEVAIGSYRLTLRRAGVAGQAAPSPAAVVAAVPPSPPAASPPRAGGMPPSPPPPSAGREAPAVAREMTSLGVGYQPPRLIVLAHGSSREYPIPPTGLTIGRDPANAVTIDDPQVSRRHAEIRHVPGGYEIVDLGSTYGIFQNGQRVGRKLLVDNDALQISDGVRLVYRAGAALPPPPSPATIQIEFGSREVITIGRDPSNDIPLNHPQVSRFHARLTRRGAEVLLTDLGSTNGTFVNGQLIATVPLRESDHFQIGPYEFTVSGGLVAAVSNEGNIRVDAVNISRTVRGNKVILQPLSLSFKPRELVAIVGASGSGKTTLLNALSGFRPATQGRVLYNGQDLYRRFEVFRNSIGFVPQDDIIHRELPVIETLRYAAQLRLPRDTTVAEREQRIAEVLADLGLDEQRHNRVDELSGGQRKRVSMGVELLTRPSLFFLDEPTSGLDPATETRMMQLLRRLADQGRTILLITHATQNIKLCDKVVFMARGGYLAFFGTPAEALEFFGVQEFADIYDIMQGEETRGLIASRYAASPYYHEHLGSLSREIQEAAGHAAAAARPESRKKGISSLRQLWILTARTIAVTRANRKALAIVLFQAPIIALLVAIVFPRSIFNDRPVYIPPERVFAAGLQPDPTKPLPNCGLTQAQIDELPQLLRDPKMKEGCGNAMRVMMLLFFIVLVFIWFGTSNASKEIVKELPIYKRERMIGVRVVPYLFSKFIPLLGIALIQNVVFLAIMMVILPFPFTGPQMFLQFFAMLYLVSTAAILFGLFVSSLVSSVDESNSIVPILLIPQVVFAGAVIPLAKMPAFTQPIANFVISRWGWESAGNIFGVVKLAEKQGGPTYQMLLEQEWLRSFEISLRTHTLVLLAFCLVFLLASYLALRRKDTV, translated from the coding sequence ATGGCAAACGAGACTTTTCTCCTTGTCGTGGTCGCGAGCGACGGGCGCGAAGAGCGAAAACAGCTTGCCGCCCGCACGACCGTCATCGGCCGCGACCCTGAGTGCCACATTCACCTCCACGACATCACCGTCTCACGTCGGCATGCCGCGATTGAGGCAGAGAACGGGCGATTTCACCTCATCGACCTCGGCAGCGCCAACGGCACGATCCTGAACGGCCGCCCGCTCGCGCCTCGAACCCCCGTGGAGCTGCGCGAAGGCGATGAGGTCGCGATTGGCTCCTATCGGCTGACACTGCGGCGAGCGGGGGTGGCCGGGCAGGCAGCTCCCTCGCCTGCGGCTGTCGTGGCAGCCGTTCCCCCCTCTCCTCCTGCGGCGTCCCCTCCCCGCGCCGGAGGGATGCCGCCGAGCCCTCCTCCTCCCTCAGCTGGCCGGGAGGCGCCTGCTGTCGCCCGCGAAATGACAAGCCTCGGGGTCGGCTATCAGCCACCCCGTTTGATCGTCCTCGCCCACGGAAGCTCGCGTGAGTATCCGATCCCGCCGACGGGGCTCACGATCGGCCGCGACCCCGCGAACGCCGTCACGATCGATGACCCGCAAGTCAGCCGACGTCATGCAGAAATCCGCCATGTCCCCGGCGGCTACGAAATCGTCGACCTTGGGAGCACCTACGGTATCTTTCAGAATGGCCAGCGCGTCGGCCGTAAGCTGCTTGTCGATAACGACGCGCTGCAGATTAGCGACGGGGTCCGGCTTGTCTATCGCGCCGGCGCTGCCCTTCCCCCCCCGCCCAGCCCGGCAACGATCCAGATCGAGTTTGGGAGCCGCGAGGTCATTACCATCGGGCGCGACCCGAGCAACGATATCCCGCTCAACCATCCGCAGGTCTCGCGCTTCCATGCGCGGCTGACGCGCCGCGGCGCTGAGGTGCTGCTGACCGACCTCGGCTCGACCAACGGCACCTTTGTCAACGGCCAGCTGATCGCGACCGTTCCGCTCCGGGAGAGCGACCATTTCCAGATCGGGCCCTACGAGTTCACCGTCAGCGGCGGGCTGGTGGCGGCGGTCTCGAACGAAGGCAACATCCGGGTCGATGCGGTCAACATCAGCCGGACAGTGCGCGGCAACAAGGTCATCCTCCAGCCGCTTTCGCTCAGCTTCAAGCCGCGGGAATTAGTGGCGATTGTCGGGGCGTCGGGCTCGGGCAAGACGACCCTCCTCAACGCTCTGTCCGGCTTCCGGCCGGCGACCCAAGGCCGCGTCCTCTACAACGGGCAGGACCTGTATCGTCGTTTCGAGGTGTTTCGCAACTCGATCGGCTTCGTCCCCCAGGACGATATCATTCACCGCGAGCTTCCCGTCATCGAAACCTTGCGCTATGCGGCGCAGCTCCGCTTGCCGCGCGACACGACCGTTGCCGAACGGGAGCAGCGCATCGCCGAAGTGCTCGCCGACCTCGGCCTCGATGAGCAGCGGCACAACCGGGTGGATGAGCTCTCGGGCGGGCAGCGCAAGCGGGTCAGCATGGGGGTGGAACTGCTGACGCGGCCGAGCCTCTTTTTCCTCGATGAGCCGACCTCCGGTCTCGACCCGGCGACAGAGACGCGGATGATGCAGCTGTTGCGCCGCCTTGCCGATCAGGGCCGCACCATCCTGCTCATCACCCATGCGACCCAGAACATCAAGCTCTGTGACAAGGTCGTCTTCATGGCACGCGGCGGCTACCTCGCCTTCTTCGGCACGCCCGCCGAGGCGCTCGAATTTTTCGGCGTCCAAGAGTTCGCCGACATTTACGACATCATGCAGGGTGAGGAGACGCGAGGACTGATCGCCTCGCGCTACGCGGCGTCGCCCTACTACCACGAGCACCTCGGGTCGCTCAGCCGCGAGATCCAGGAGGCGGCAGGCCACGCCGCAGCGGCAGCGCGCCCCGAGTCACGAAAGAAAGGGATCTCAAGCCTCCGTCAGCTCTGGATCCTGACCGCGCGGACGATCGCTGTGACGCGGGCAAATCGTAAAGCGCTCGCGATTGTGCTCTTCCAAGCTCCAATTATCGCCTTGCTAGTGGCGATCGTCTTTCCTCGCTCAATTTTCAACGACCGTCCTGTCTATATTCCGCCCGAACGCGTGTTTGCCGCCGGTCTCCAGCCTGATCCCACCAAGCCGCTTCCAAACTGCGGTCTGACCCAGGCGCAAATCGATGAATTGCCGCAGCTGCTGCGCGACCCGAAGATGAAGGAAGGCTGCGGCAACGCGATGCGCGTGATGATGCTGCTGTTTTTCATCGTCCTCGTGTTTATCTGGTTCGGTACCTCAAACGCGTCGAAGGAGATCGTTAAAGAGCTGCCCATTTATAAACGAGAGCGCATGATCGGCGTGCGCGTCGTTCCTTATCTTTTCTCCAAGTTCATCCCCCTCCTCGGGATCGCGCTGATCCAGAATGTCGTCTTTCTCGCGATTATGATGGTGATCCTCCCGTTTCCCTTCACCGGACCCCAGATGTTTCTTCAGTTCTTCGCGATGCTCTACCTTGTCAGCACGGCAGCAATTCTGTTTGGGCTCTTTGTCTCGTCGCTCGTCAGCAGTGTCGACGAGTCGAACAGCATTGTGCCGATCCTGCTTATTCCGCAGGTCGTCTTTGCTGGGGCGGTCATTCCTCTCGCGAAGATGCCGGCCTTCACCCAGCCGATCGCAAACTTTGTGATTAGCCGGTGGGGCTGGGAGTCAGCCGGCAATATCTTCGGGGTGGTGAAGCTGGCGGAGAAGCAAGGAGGCCCGACCTACCAAATGCTCCTCGAACAGGAGTGGCTGCGCTCCTTTGAGATCAGCCTCCGCACTCACACGCTCGTTCTCCTCGCTTTTTGTCTCGTCTTCCTTCTTGCCTCCTATCTCGCGCTCCGGCGCAAAGACACTGTCTAG
- a CDS encoding glycosyltransferase family 39 protein: protein MTSHPTPAPETSTSASPATAAPARHAVSLRAELTAFAFILVVAAFLRITQIDTVPPGISHDEAMYGLDAREVLERGVRPIYFERNNGGREPLFIYLGALAMAVLGPEPIAMRAVSITVGLATIVAGHFLFRRLFGPRVALFADAWLAINFWHLVLSRNSFRAITLPLVLTLALLFLWVGLAERRRWAWPVGGALFGLVQYTYFADRAVPLILIAFVAYLAFVQREWLHACWRGLLVYGGVALLIFAPLGVYYVNHPAIFFSRFEQVAGIGGSDPAAPESPLVNVIDALGMFSVRGDYLWGRNIANRPVFDLPGALFFYFGLFLALLRARRPAYGLLLIWIAVMILPTALSTSAPHYLRAVGLIPAIFALPAIGLDWVVGSVLRRAPRANAIGSAALAAALSLWFGVTAVLAHHDYFVNWAARPEVYYGLHSEMNAIGRFLNDEVPGDPMVMISSEYVDHPSTLLLLRRSFDIRWFDGRQSFVVPAPAERDVLYLFPWSARPPQLDAWFDPRSRVAERAGPAGTVAFAAYRLTAEETRALAERLASSSAPAGTPVGPTRLLAHHEGTQAAPGGTLPLTLTWQVVITPAGLTDLAWFSHLIDREGRRWGIGDENRYPSYQWRPGDIVVGRYDLTVQRDAPPGEYRLAVGLYDRRTGARLPSLSPDGNVIFGRVKVAASTPPAPPRQPLNARFDDGIVLAGYDLGPPQCEQGLCQRTVRLLWHAEARPSAAYTVFVHAVDDAGRLLAQADSPPANYRQPTDLWEAGELIEDIRTVVLPAGTARLLVGLYRAESGVRLALASGADAVPIPLR, encoded by the coding sequence GTGACGTCTCACCCCACGCCGGCACCTGAAACGAGCACGTCAGCCAGTCCCGCCACTGCCGCCCCGGCGCGGCATGCCGTCTCGCTTCGCGCCGAACTGACAGCCTTTGCTTTCATCCTCGTTGTCGCCGCTTTTCTCCGGATCACGCAGATCGACACCGTTCCTCCGGGAATTTCGCACGACGAGGCGATGTACGGGCTCGATGCGCGGGAGGTGCTCGAGCGAGGAGTCCGGCCGATCTATTTCGAGCGCAACAACGGCGGCCGCGAACCGCTCTTCATCTACCTCGGCGCTCTCGCCATGGCCGTGCTGGGACCCGAGCCGATCGCGATGCGCGCCGTTTCGATCACGGTCGGCCTCGCAACGATCGTGGCCGGTCATTTCCTGTTCCGGCGGCTGTTCGGTCCGCGGGTCGCGCTCTTCGCTGACGCGTGGCTCGCGATCAACTTTTGGCATCTTGTGCTCAGCCGCAACAGCTTCCGCGCAATCACGCTGCCTCTCGTCCTTACGCTCGCCCTGCTCTTTCTCTGGGTCGGGCTCGCCGAACGTCGGCGCTGGGCGTGGCCGGTCGGCGGCGCGCTCTTCGGCCTCGTGCAGTACACCTATTTCGCCGACCGCGCTGTCCCGCTCATCCTCATCGCCTTTGTTGCCTACCTCGCCTTCGTCCAGCGGGAGTGGCTTCACGCCTGCTGGCGCGGCTTGCTGGTCTACGGGGGCGTGGCGCTGCTCATCTTCGCGCCGCTCGGCGTTTACTATGTCAACCACCCGGCCATCTTCTTCTCGCGCTTCGAGCAGGTGGCAGGGATCGGCGGGAGCGACCCTGCTGCTCCCGAGTCGCCGTTGGTCAACGTCATCGACGCGCTCGGGATGTTCTCCGTGCGCGGGGATTATCTCTGGGGACGGAACATCGCAAACCGGCCGGTCTTCGACCTCCCAGGCGCGCTCTTTTTCTACTTCGGCCTCTTCCTTGCCCTGCTGCGGGCGCGCCGGCCTGCCTACGGCTTGCTCCTCATCTGGATAGCGGTGATGATCCTTCCCACCGCTCTCTCAACCAGCGCGCCGCACTATTTACGGGCGGTGGGGCTGATCCCCGCTATCTTCGCTCTCCCCGCCATCGGCCTCGATTGGGTCGTCGGCTCGGTTCTCCGCCGCGCGCCCCGAGCGAACGCCATAGGCAGCGCCGCCCTCGCCGCCGCGCTCAGCCTCTGGTTCGGCGTCACCGCCGTTCTGGCGCACCACGACTACTTCGTGAACTGGGCGGCGCGTCCTGAGGTGTACTACGGCCTTCACAGCGAGATGAACGCCATCGGCCGCTTTCTGAACGATGAGGTGCCGGGCGACCCGATGGTAATGATCTCCTCAGAATACGTCGACCACCCGAGCACGCTCCTGCTGCTGCGGCGATCCTTCGATATCCGGTGGTTCGATGGGCGGCAGTCGTTCGTTGTGCCTGCGCCTGCGGAGCGGGATGTCCTCTATCTCTTCCCGTGGTCGGCGCGTCCTCCTCAGCTCGACGCGTGGTTCGATCCGCGCTCGCGCGTCGCCGAACGAGCGGGACCCGCCGGCACTGTCGCTTTCGCTGCCTACCGGCTGACCGCCGAGGAGACGCGAGCGCTGGCGGAACGGCTCGCCTCCTCGTCAGCGCCAGCTGGAACTCCCGTCGGACCAACGCGCCTGCTCGCCCATCACGAAGGGACCCAGGCAGCACCGGGGGGAACGCTTCCGCTCACCTTGACGTGGCAGGTAGTCATCACGCCGGCAGGCTTGACCGATCTGGCGTGGTTCAGCCATCTGATCGACCGCGAGGGACGGCGCTGGGGGATCGGCGATGAAAATCGTTACCCGAGTTACCAGTGGCGGCCGGGCGACATTGTGGTAGGCCGCTACGACCTTACTGTCCAGCGCGACGCGCCGCCCGGCGAATATCGGCTCGCCGTCGGTCTCTACGACCGGCGAACGGGGGCGCGGCTGCCCAGCCTCTCCCCGGACGGCAACGTCATCTTCGGTCGCGTGAAGGTGGCGGCCTCCACGCCGCCCGCCCCGCCCCGTCAGCCCCTCAACGCGCGCTTCGATGACGGGATTGTGCTCGCGGGCTACGACCTCGGTCCGCCGCAGTGCGAGCAGGGATTGTGTCAGCGGACAGTCCGTCTTCTCTGGCACGCGGAAGCCCGACCGAGCGCTGCCTATACCGTCTTCGTTCATGCTGTCGATGACGCCGGCCGGCTGCTCGCCCAAGCCGACTCGCCGCCTGCCAACTATCGCCAGCCGACCGATCTGTGGGAGGCCGGCGAACTGATCGAGGATATCCGGACAGTCGTGCTTCCTGCCGGGACCGCCCGCTTGCTGGTCGGGCTCTATCGTGCCGAGAGCGGCGTGCGTCTCGCGCTCGCGAGCGGCGCCGACGCTGTGCCGATCCCCCTCCGCTGA
- a CDS encoding APC family permease, with translation MRVGAGADLHHVERVRGGSPGNQYLRITRHPDFRRVRSGHLVPRAGVGEPESGVGKAYRGVKRFLFGRPLATAEESAERVNRPVGLAILASDNISSSAYATEEIMRVLVLAGVGAIMLTMPITLAIVVVMAIVIFSYRQVIRAYPDGGGSYIVAKDNLGPLAGLTAAAALLTDYTLTVAVSTAAGVTAITSAFPELFPYRVPIMVGVVAFVMLMNLRGVREAGRAFAIPTYAYVVSILGLIAVGLFRAATGTLPTYEPPAEWAAMEFHGAEALGFLLILRAFASGAVALTGTEAVSNGVPVFKPPEVRNAQFVLVAMGVLFSTIFIGLSFLASRLGIIPDPTETTTVVSQIARTLVGESLYFYLIQFSTAILLLLAANTSFNGFPRLASVLARDRYLPRMFQFRGDRLAYTSGIVLLALAASLLIVAFRGSVTSLIPLYTVGVFVAFTCSQAGMVRRWMRLREEEPSWRWRAAINAIGAATTGFVAVEVAFSKFLLGAWMVLVFIPLLIWLMWSIHRHYANLDAAQRPETPLDPALIRPRYVIPIAKLNVPAEQAIAFARATAGDGTVTAVHITDDPVAAEQLRQEWNQGRYGDAELVIIESPFRSLARPFLAYIDALRESYPNDQIIVVLPEFVHARWWEHLLHNQTALRLKAALFFEPGIIVTSIPYHLARAHRQEPAVPGRPS, from the coding sequence GTGCGCGTTGGAGCCGGGGCCGATCTGCACCACGTTGAGCGCGTTCGCGGCGGGTCGCCCGGCAATCAATACCTGCGCATCACTCGTCACCCTGACTTTCGCCGTGTCCGCTCTGGGCACCTCGTCCCGCGCGCGGGGGTGGGGGAACCGGAGAGCGGCGTCGGCAAAGCGTATCGGGGCGTCAAACGCTTTCTCTTCGGGCGACCGCTCGCGACCGCCGAGGAGAGCGCGGAGCGCGTAAACCGGCCCGTCGGCCTCGCCATTTTGGCGTCCGACAACATTTCCTCCTCTGCCTACGCGACGGAAGAGATCATGCGCGTCCTCGTTTTGGCAGGGGTGGGCGCCATCATGCTGACAATGCCGATTACCCTCGCCATTGTCGTGGTGATGGCGATCGTCATTTTCAGCTACCGGCAGGTCATCCGCGCCTATCCTGACGGGGGCGGCTCCTATATCGTGGCGAAGGACAATCTGGGCCCCCTCGCCGGTCTTACCGCTGCCGCCGCCCTGCTGACCGACTACACCCTGACGGTCGCGGTCTCCACCGCGGCGGGGGTAACGGCGATCACCTCTGCTTTCCCGGAGCTGTTCCCCTATCGAGTGCCGATCATGGTCGGCGTGGTCGCCTTTGTCATGCTGATGAACTTGCGTGGCGTTCGCGAAGCGGGGCGCGCGTTTGCCATCCCCACCTATGCCTACGTCGTCAGCATCCTCGGCCTGATCGCCGTCGGCCTCTTCCGCGCCGCGACGGGAACGCTGCCGACCTATGAACCGCCGGCCGAGTGGGCAGCGATGGAGTTCCACGGTGCGGAGGCGCTCGGCTTCCTTCTCATCTTGCGCGCGTTCGCGTCCGGCGCGGTGGCGCTGACCGGAACGGAAGCAGTGTCGAACGGCGTGCCGGTCTTCAAGCCGCCGGAGGTGCGCAATGCGCAGTTTGTGCTGGTGGCGATGGGGGTGCTGTTCTCGACGATCTTCATCGGCTTGAGCTTCCTCGCCAGCCGGCTGGGGATTATCCCGGATCCGACCGAGACGACCACCGTTGTCAGCCAGATTGCGCGAACCCTTGTCGGCGAGAGCCTCTACTTCTATCTCATCCAGTTTTCGACCGCGATCCTGCTCCTCCTCGCGGCGAACACGAGCTTCAACGGTTTTCCCCGCCTCGCGAGCGTTCTCGCGCGCGACCGCTATCTGCCGCGGATGTTCCAGTTTCGGGGAGATCGCTTGGCCTATACGAGCGGGATTGTGCTGCTCGCCCTCGCCGCGAGTTTGCTGATCGTTGCCTTCCGCGGCAGCGTCACGAGCCTGATCCCCCTCTATACCGTCGGCGTCTTCGTCGCCTTCACCTGCAGCCAGGCGGGGATGGTGCGCCGCTGGATGCGGCTGCGCGAGGAAGAGCCCTCATGGCGCTGGCGCGCGGCGATCAACGCGATCGGCGCGGCGACAACGGGCTTCGTTGCGGTCGAGGTTGCGTTCTCGAAGTTTCTTCTCGGCGCGTGGATGGTGCTGGTCTTCATCCCGCTGCTCATCTGGCTGATGTGGTCGATCCACCGCCACTACGCCAATCTCGACGCGGCGCAGCGCCCGGAGACCCCGCTTGACCCCGCCCTGATCCGGCCGCGCTATGTGATCCCCATCGCGAAGCTGAATGTCCCTGCGGAGCAGGCGATTGCCTTCGCTCGCGCCACCGCAGGCGACGGAACCGTGACCGCCGTTCATATCACCGATGACCCGGTGGCTGCCGAGCAGCTGCGCCAGGAGTGGAATCAAGGCCGCTACGGCGATGCCGAGCTCGTGATCATCGAATCGCCGTTCCGTTCGCTGGCGCGGCCGTTTCTCGCCTATATCGATGCGCTGCGGGAGTCGTATCCGAACGACCAGATCATCGTCGTCCTGCCCGAGTTTGTCCACGCGCGCTGGTGGGAGCATTTGCTGCACAACCAGACTGCGCTCCGGCTGAAAGCAGCCCTCTTCTTCGAGCCGGGCATCATCGTTACAAGCATTCCGTACCACTTGGCGCGCGCGCATCGCCAAGAGCCGGCGGTCCCCGGGCGCCCTTCCTAG
- the rfbC gene encoding dTDP-4-dehydrorhamnose 3,5-epimerase, with protein sequence MRTTVIPTSLDGVVIIEVDYFRDDRGFFIETYRRSLFAELGLPTDFVQDNHSRSRRGVLRGIHYQDMRAPMGKLVRCTRGAIWDVIVDLRFGAPTFGRWTAVQLDDETLRQVYIPVGFGHGFAVLSEVADVEYRCTGYYAPEAEGTIAWNDPELAIPWPIAQPILSARDQRGITLAEYRRQPAFSYHD encoded by the coding sequence GTGCGAACGACGGTCATCCCGACATCGCTTGACGGGGTCGTCATTATCGAAGTCGACTATTTTCGCGACGACCGAGGGTTCTTTATCGAGACGTACCGTCGTTCGCTCTTTGCCGAGCTCGGGCTGCCCACCGACTTCGTCCAAGACAATCATTCCCGCTCCCGGCGCGGTGTCCTCCGAGGCATCCACTACCAGGATATGCGGGCGCCGATGGGGAAACTGGTTCGCTGCACGCGCGGCGCCATCTGGGATGTCATTGTCGACCTGCGCTTCGGCGCGCCCACCTTCGGTCGATGGACGGCCGTCCAGCTCGACGATGAAACGCTCCGCCAAGTGTATATCCCTGTCGGCTTCGGCCATGGGTTCGCCGTGCTCTCCGAGGTCGCCGACGTTGAGTATCGGTGCACCGGCTACTACGCCCCCGAAGCCGAGGGGACGATCGCGTGGAACGACCCTGAGCTGGCAATTCCGTGGCCGATCGCGCAGCCGATCCTCTCGGCGCGCGATCAACGGGGGATCACGCTCGCCGAATACCGCCGGCAGCCCGCGTTTTCCTACCACGACTGA
- a CDS encoding class I SAM-dependent methyltransferase: MQQKNLVMTDALYDYLRSVALREPAVAQRLRAETARLPMAIMQIPPEQGQFMALLVRLIGAKRCLEIGTFTGYSALAVAQALPADGRLICCDISEEWTAIARRYWQEAGVADKIDLRLAPAQETLSALIAGGEAGTFDFVFIDADKTGYDAYYEAALTLLRPGGLIVLDNMFMGGRVADPTAAGDGVEAVRRLNAKLRDDPRVEIAMLPLADGVTLAMKR; this comes from the coding sequence ATGCAGCAGAAGAACCTCGTTATGACCGACGCGCTCTATGACTACCTTCGGTCAGTTGCTCTTCGGGAGCCAGCGGTCGCGCAGCGCCTGCGCGCCGAGACTGCCCGACTGCCGATGGCGATCATGCAGATCCCTCCCGAGCAGGGACAGTTCATGGCCCTCCTCGTCCGCCTGATCGGCGCGAAGCGGTGCCTCGAGATCGGGACGTTCACCGGCTACAGCGCGCTCGCGGTGGCGCAGGCGCTTCCAGCGGATGGACGGCTGATCTGCTGTGACATCAGCGAGGAGTGGACCGCGATTGCCCGGCGCTACTGGCAGGAGGCGGGCGTTGCCGACAAGATCGATCTCCGGCTTGCTCCTGCCCAGGAGACGCTCTCTGCCCTGATCGCTGGCGGCGAAGCAGGAACGTTCGATTTTGTCTTCATCGACGCCGACAAGACCGGCTACGATGCCTACTACGAAGCTGCCCTCACGCTGCTCCGGCCGGGCGGGCTGATTGTCCTCGATAACATGTTCATGGGGGGCCGCGTGGCGGACCCAACTGCTGCCGGCGACGGCGTCGAGGCAGTGCGCCGCCTTAACGCCAAGCTGCGCGACGACCCCCGGGTTGAGATCGCGATGCTCCCGCTGGCGGACGGCGTCACCCTGGCGATGAAGCGCTGA
- a CDS encoding FIST C-terminal domain-containing protein, whose product MTLERGTTLAAGSAIGEGSDWAAATDEAIRRAKAELGERPVDLALLFISAAWEAHAASILARVRAATGAAVLAGCSGQAIIGRRREVEDAPAISLLLLGLPGGTVWPAHVTQPDLAELELPIDWIRAVGAPRPAINAWLVFADPFRLDVEHLLERLAAAYPDTPIVGGLASGNPRTPATQVFLNDRVYREGAVLVGLGGAVTVQTVVAQGCQPIGRPWTITNAEGNVIAEIGGRPALDVLIETVQALSPEDQLRARRNLLVGLAIDEYRTEFERGDFLIRNLLGIDTRAGTIAIGAQPRIGQTIQFQLRDAAAADEDLRQLLDAARDRLSGELPVAALLCSCNGRGRDLFGVPDHDAQAVADHLAPVPLAGFFCNGEIGPIGGKPFLHGFTASLALFVPRSARS is encoded by the coding sequence ATGACGCTGGAGCGCGGGACAACGCTGGCGGCAGGGTCGGCGATCGGCGAGGGCAGCGACTGGGCGGCCGCTACCGACGAGGCGATCCGGCGCGCCAAGGCGGAACTCGGCGAGCGCCCGGTTGACCTGGCGCTGCTCTTCATCTCTGCAGCGTGGGAGGCGCACGCTGCTTCGATCCTCGCCCGGGTGCGGGCAGCCACCGGCGCCGCTGTCCTCGCCGGCTGCAGCGGTCAAGCGATCATCGGGCGCCGCCGCGAGGTGGAAGACGCCCCCGCGATCTCTCTCCTCCTGCTGGGGCTGCCCGGCGGGACCGTGTGGCCGGCCCATGTCACGCAGCCGGACCTCGCTGAGCTTGAGCTGCCGATTGATTGGATTCGGGCTGTCGGCGCGCCCCGGCCTGCCATCAATGCGTGGCTGGTCTTCGCCGACCCGTTCCGGCTTGATGTCGAGCACCTGCTCGAGCGGCTGGCGGCGGCGTACCCCGACACGCCGATCGTCGGCGGGCTCGCGAGCGGCAACCCGCGCACGCCGGCAACGCAGGTCTTCCTCAACGACCGGGTCTACCGCGAAGGCGCTGTCCTCGTCGGACTGGGCGGCGCGGTGACCGTCCAGACGGTAGTCGCTCAGGGCTGCCAGCCGATCGGCCGGCCGTGGACGATCACGAACGCTGAGGGAAATGTCATCGCCGAAATCGGCGGCCGCCCCGCGCTCGATGTCTTGATCGAGACGGTGCAGGCGCTCAGCCCAGAGGACCAGCTCCGCGCGCGGCGCAATCTGCTCGTCGGACTTGCGATCGATGAATATCGGACCGAATTCGAGCGGGGGGATTTCCTCATCCGCAATCTGTTGGGGATCGATACGCGGGCGGGGACGATCGCCATCGGAGCGCAGCCGCGCATCGGCCAAACGATCCAGTTTCAGCTGCGCGATGCAGCGGCGGCGGATGAAGACCTCCGGCAGCTGCTCGACGCGGCGCGCGACCGGCTGAGCGGCGAACTGCCCGTCGCGGCTCTGCTCTGCTCCTGCAACGGCCGCGGCCGCGACCTGTTCGGTGTTCCTGACCACGATGCGCAGGCCGTTGCGGACCACCTTGCGCCGGTTCCGCTCGCCGGCTTCTTCTGCAACGGCGAGATCGGCCCCATCGGCGGCAAGCCGTTTCTCCACGGCTTTACCGCCAGTCTCGCGCTGTTTGTCCCGCGCTCTGCTCGCTCCTAG
- a CDS encoding class I SAM-dependent methyltransferase has product MVDRGWRGTMPAATELEDESYLDFVESLRGHTLREHRAAAIAAGTSAVAAWEQATGRRADRATYRAALEATLPVKLRNRLMRSHQEMMWNGIIATYRKREAELVAALDRAEKQGPGTIEIDPSFRYPEYYDRVAFHIQPGSYHRDPLAGYIYHYGFKIFTLGASDNDELHRRMVALLPTPRDGVVRRILDLGCTIGQTTTALKERFPDAEVIGIDAAAPMVRYAHKRAVEMGIEIHVKQRLAEDTKFPDNWFDLVFAYILFHEIPRDIADRVIAEAYRVLRPGGVFIVVDFPNRDPNGKPDWADYARDFDADYNGEPYSVDFVYRDFGAQLRRVFPEVIEDWQPSPGQPMRVCFK; this is encoded by the coding sequence ATGGTCGACCGAGGATGGCGCGGAACGATGCCCGCCGCAACAGAACTCGAGGACGAAAGCTATCTCGACTTCGTCGAAAGCCTGCGCGGCCACACCCTGCGCGAGCATCGCGCGGCTGCAATTGCGGCGGGAACCTCGGCGGTTGCCGCGTGGGAGCAGGCGACTGGGCGGCGTGCCGACCGCGCGACCTATCGCGCCGCTCTCGAAGCGACGCTGCCGGTCAAATTGCGCAACCGACTGATGCGCTCCCATCAGGAGATGATGTGGAACGGCATCATCGCGACCTACCGGAAGCGAGAAGCAGAACTGGTCGCCGCGCTCGACCGCGCTGAGAAGCAGGGACCGGGGACGATCGAGATCGACCCCTCCTTCCGCTACCCGGAGTACTACGACCGCGTCGCTTTTCATATCCAGCCGGGCAGCTACCACCGCGACCCACTCGCCGGCTACATCTACCACTACGGGTTCAAGATCTTCACCCTCGGCGCGAGCGATAACGACGAGCTGCATCGCCGGATGGTGGCCCTGCTCCCCACCCCGCGCGACGGCGTCGTCCGGCGCATCCTTGACCTCGGCTGCACGATCGGCCAGACAACGACCGCGCTGAAGGAGCGGTTCCCTGACGCGGAAGTGATCGGCATCGACGCCGCCGCCCCGATGGTGCGCTACGCCCATAAGCGGGCGGTCGAGATGGGGATCGAAATCCATGTCAAGCAGCGGCTGGCAGAGGACACGAAGTTCCCCGACAACTGGTTCGACCTTGTCTTTGCCTACATCCTCTTCCATGAGATCCCGCGCGACATCGCCGACCGCGTGATTGCGGAGGCCTATCGCGTGCTCCGGCCCGGCGGCGTCTTTATCGTCGTGGACTTCCCCAACCGCGACCCGAACGGGAAGCCGGACTGGGCAGACTACGCCCGGGACTTCGACGCAGACTACAACGGCGAGCCGTATTCGGTCGATTTCGTCTACCGCGATTTCGGGGCCCAGCTTCGACGGGTGTTCCCCGAGGTGATCGAGGACTGGCAGCCGAGCCCCGGCCAACCGATGCGCGTCTGCTTCAAATAA